Proteins from a genomic interval of Chroococcidiopsis thermalis PCC 7203:
- a CDS encoding DUF3038 domain-containing protein, whose product MLKTMHSSAQSPNQSTKWNDLTRAEPAPVQLNNIKAQLDLILLALEALVGIGSEAMLSAAEELNLATKIPDRVALWRLRQSNPLRKGDGGRKKLDIEEARSLVLIICHLAKQYQTQIRRAVMLLEQAIANREVPHKIGVLGDYIDSFSNLYQERMEDAEHLSTNWLSQLGFKLLVDLLFYSGAVGHRHLWLTLLDRSQL is encoded by the coding sequence ATGCTGAAGACTATGCACTCTAGCGCCCAATCTCCCAATCAAAGTACTAAGTGGAACGATCTCACTCGCGCCGAGCCTGCACCCGTGCAGCTCAACAATATCAAAGCTCAACTCGATCTGATATTGTTGGCGCTAGAAGCTTTAGTAGGTATTGGTTCTGAGGCAATGTTATCGGCAGCAGAAGAATTAAATTTGGCAACAAAAATCCCCGATCGGGTGGCGTTATGGCGCTTGAGGCAATCAAATCCTTTACGTAAAGGTGATGGGGGTAGGAAAAAATTAGATATAGAAGAAGCGCGATCGCTAGTTTTAATTATTTGTCACCTAGCCAAACAATATCAGACTCAAATTCGCCGCGCCGTCATGTTATTAGAGCAGGCGATCGCCAATCGAGAAGTTCCTCATAAAATCGGCGTGTTGGGCGACTACATCGATAGTTTTAGCAATCTCTATCAAGAGCGCATGGAAGATGCCGAACATTTATCAACCAATTGGCTAAGTCAATTAGGCTTCAAGCTCTTAGTCGATCTGTTATTTTATAGCGGTGCTGTCGGTCATCGGCACTTATGGCTTACTTTGCTCGATCGTTCGCAATTGTAA
- a CDS encoding endonuclease MutS2 has translation MKHQALIQSETLELLEWSRLCQHLATFTATKLGAIAARNLVVPDTQAKSQELLNQTKEVYELDSRLSAGLSFAGIQDIGESLERAELQGILTAEQLLAIATTLTGTRQLRRSIDQQQDLPVLQELVSTVKTDPELEQDILYCIDEQGKVADRASPKLAEIRDRVRQLRQRITQTLQGILQRQANAVQEQLITQRGDRFVIPVKAPQKDAIPGIVHDASMSGATLYVEPNAIVALGNQLRQYIAREQAEEEAIRRRLTEQVAAVKPDLENLLAVVTIIDLASARARYSYWLQANPPRFCDRSQGENTTLRQLRHPLLVWQNQHEQGQPVIPVDIIVQPHIRVITITGPNTGGKTVTLKTLGLAALMAKVGLFIPAKEPVEIPWFDMVLADIGDEQSLQQSLSTFSGHIRRISRILEAIGEVGSRDELGAGSRGEGDKEDKGDKEDKEDKEDKGDKGDKGDKGDKGDKGDKGDKGEILATSHQPPATSYSLVLLDEVGAGTDPVEGSALAIALLRHLADNAELSMATTHFGELKALKYQDERFENASVEFNEETLSPTYRLLWGIPGRSNALAIAARLGLKLEVIEQAKHQVGEATEDVNQVIAGLEAQRRQQETKAAQAQQLLQQTERLYRQLSERTAQLDARERELRASQEQAIQQAIAQAKAEIAQVIRKLQQGTPTAQAAQQATVAIDRFAQQHTPPTPKPKAEFRPKAGDRIRIPRLGQTAEVLNEPNDDGELIVRFGLMKMTVKLEDIESLDGKKANFQERKQGGQGRQGGQGSHSSHQPPATSHSPDSPTIRTSQNTFDIRGSRVADAEIVLDKAISEASGTIWIIHGHGTGKLRQGVHNFLQQHPMVSRFEAAAPEDGGSGVTVAFLR, from the coding sequence TTGAAACACCAAGCTTTGATTCAATCAGAAACGTTAGAACTATTAGAATGGTCGCGCTTGTGTCAGCACTTGGCAACTTTTACGGCGACTAAACTAGGAGCGATCGCCGCTCGGAATTTGGTCGTTCCCGACACGCAGGCAAAAAGTCAGGAATTGTTGAACCAAACCAAAGAAGTCTACGAGTTAGATAGTCGTCTGAGTGCTGGGTTGTCGTTTGCCGGAATTCAAGATATTGGCGAATCTTTAGAACGAGCAGAATTACAAGGTATATTAACCGCAGAGCAGTTACTCGCGATCGCCACAACTCTCACCGGAACGAGACAGTTACGACGCAGCATCGACCAACAGCAAGATTTGCCAGTTTTACAGGAATTAGTCTCTACTGTCAAAACCGATCCTGAATTAGAACAGGATATTTTATACTGTATTGACGAACAGGGTAAGGTAGCAGACCGCGCTAGCCCTAAATTAGCAGAGATTCGCGATCGCGTGCGGCAATTGCGCCAACGAATTACCCAAACCCTACAAGGAATCTTGCAGCGCCAAGCCAACGCCGTACAGGAACAACTTATCACCCAAAGAGGCGATCGCTTCGTTATTCCCGTCAAAGCACCGCAAAAAGACGCAATTCCCGGTATCGTCCACGATGCATCCATGAGCGGAGCAACTTTGTATGTAGAGCCAAACGCGATCGTGGCTTTAGGCAATCAACTGCGACAATACATTGCCAGAGAGCAAGCAGAAGAAGAGGCGATTCGCAGACGGCTGACTGAGCAAGTCGCAGCCGTCAAGCCAGATTTAGAAAATTTGCTAGCGGTTGTAACGATAATAGACCTTGCCAGCGCCCGCGCTCGTTATAGCTACTGGTTGCAAGCCAATCCACCCCGCTTTTGCGATCGCTCCCAAGGGGAGAATACAACATTACGTCAATTGCGCCATCCCCTGCTCGTATGGCAAAACCAGCACGAACAAGGGCAGCCAGTCATTCCTGTAGATATTATCGTTCAGCCCCACATTCGCGTCATTACGATCACCGGACCCAATACTGGAGGGAAAACGGTAACGCTGAAAACTCTTGGTTTAGCAGCTTTGATGGCAAAAGTCGGGTTATTTATTCCTGCCAAAGAACCTGTAGAAATTCCTTGGTTTGACATGGTGTTGGCAGACATCGGCGACGAACAGTCATTACAGCAGAGTTTGTCTACTTTTTCCGGTCATATTCGACGAATTAGCCGGATATTAGAGGCGATTGGTGAAGTAGGGAGCAGGGACGAGCTGGGAGCAGGGAGTAGGGGAGAAGGGGACAAGGAAGACAAGGGAGACAAGGAAGACAAGGAAGACAAGGAAGACAAGGGAGACAAGGGAGACAAGGGAGACAAGGGAGACAAGGGAGACAAGGGAGACAAGGGAGACAAGGGAGAAATTCTAGCCACTAGTCACCAGCCACCAGCCACTAGCTACTCACTTGTTCTACTCGACGAAGTCGGCGCGGGAACCGATCCAGTCGAGGGCAGTGCTTTGGCGATCGCCCTTTTGCGTCACCTTGCCGATAATGCCGAGCTGAGTATGGCGACAACTCACTTTGGCGAATTGAAAGCGTTGAAATATCAAGACGAGCGGTTTGAAAATGCCTCGGTGGAATTTAATGAGGAAACTTTATCGCCTACTTATCGCTTGTTGTGGGGGATTCCAGGTCGCTCTAATGCTTTAGCGATCGCTGCTCGTTTGGGATTAAAACTAGAGGTGATCGAGCAAGCAAAACATCAGGTAGGAGAAGCAACGGAAGATGTGAACCAGGTCATTGCCGGACTTGAAGCCCAACGGCGACAACAAGAAACGAAAGCCGCTCAAGCCCAACAGTTATTACAACAAACAGAGCGATTGTATCGTCAACTCTCGGAACGGACTGCTCAGCTAGACGCGCGAGAACGAGAATTACGTGCCTCTCAAGAACAAGCAATTCAACAGGCGATCGCCCAAGCTAAAGCGGAAATTGCTCAGGTGATTCGCAAGTTGCAGCAAGGAACTCCTACAGCTCAAGCCGCACAGCAAGCGACGGTGGCGATCGATCGGTTTGCCCAACAACATACTCCTCCCACACCCAAGCCCAAAGCTGAATTTCGCCCCAAAGCAGGCGATCGCATTCGCATTCCCCGTTTAGGGCAAACCGCAGAAGTTTTGAACGAACCTAACGATGACGGCGAATTAATCGTCCGCTTCGGACTGATGAAAATGACCGTCAAGTTAGAAGACATTGAATCGCTGGATGGGAAAAAAGCCAATTTCCAAGAGAGGAAACAAGGGGGACAAGGAAGACAAGGGGGACAAGGAAGCCATTCTAGCCACCAGCCACCAGCCACTAGCCACTCACCCGACTCCCCCACAATCAGGACTTCTCAAAATACCTTCGATATTCGAGGTAGTCGGGTGGCTGATGCAGAGATCGTGCTAGATAAGGCGATCTCCGAAGCGTCTGGAACAATATGGATTATCCACGGTCACGGTACGGGGAAACTGAGACAAGGAGTTCACAATTTTTTGCAACAGCATCCTATGGTAAGTCGCTTCGAGGCTGCGGCTCCTGAAGATGGTGGCTCTGGGGTGACAGTAGCTTTTTTGCGGTAG
- a CDS encoding GuaB3 family IMP dehydrogenase-related protein, with product MNIQIGRGKTARRAYGIDEIALAPGQRTIDPSLADTSWQIGAIEREIPIIASAMDGVVDVQMAVLLSQLGALGVLNLEGIQTRYADPEPILQRIASVGTHEFVPLMQELYAEPVKPELIEQRIREIKQQGGIAAVSATPAGASKYGSVVAKAGADLFFIQATVVSTAHIAPSEFTNLDLAKFCQEMPMPVVLGNCVTYEVTLSLMKAGAAAVLVGIGPGAACTSRGVLGVGVPQATAIADCAAAREDYYQETGNYVPVIADGGLITGGDICKCIACGADGVMIGSPFARAAEAPGKGFHWGMATPSPVLPRGTRIRVGTTGTCEQILRGPAQLDDGTHNFLGALKTSMGTLGAKDIREMQQVEVVIAPSLLTEGKVYQKAQQLGMGK from the coding sequence GTGAATATTCAAATTGGACGTGGCAAAACCGCACGCCGCGCATACGGCATTGATGAAATTGCACTGGCTCCGGGGCAACGCACTATAGACCCCAGTTTAGCGGATACCAGCTGGCAGATTGGCGCGATCGAGCGAGAAATTCCCATTATTGCCAGTGCGATGGATGGAGTTGTCGATGTGCAGATGGCTGTACTGCTTTCCCAGTTAGGAGCTTTGGGCGTACTCAACTTAGAAGGTATTCAAACTCGCTACGCCGACCCAGAGCCAATTTTACAACGGATTGCCTCAGTAGGAACACATGAATTCGTGCCGCTGATGCAAGAATTGTATGCCGAACCAGTCAAACCAGAATTAATCGAGCAACGAATTAGGGAAATTAAACAGCAAGGTGGTATTGCTGCTGTTAGCGCGACTCCTGCTGGAGCGAGTAAATACGGTAGCGTTGTGGCAAAGGCTGGCGCAGATTTATTTTTTATTCAAGCTACTGTTGTTTCCACAGCTCACATAGCCCCATCTGAGTTTACCAACCTTGACTTGGCGAAATTTTGTCAAGAAATGCCCATGCCCGTCGTGTTGGGCAACTGCGTCACTTACGAAGTGACTTTAAGTTTAATGAAGGCAGGAGCAGCAGCAGTTTTAGTTGGGATTGGTCCTGGGGCGGCTTGTACTTCTCGCGGTGTTTTAGGTGTGGGTGTACCTCAAGCCACGGCGATCGCAGATTGTGCCGCAGCAAGAGAAGATTATTATCAGGAAACCGGAAATTACGTACCAGTAATTGCCGATGGTGGCTTGATTACAGGTGGAGATATCTGTAAGTGTATCGCCTGCGGTGCAGATGGCGTGATGATCGGTTCTCCCTTTGCTAGAGCCGCTGAAGCACCAGGTAAAGGCTTTCACTGGGGCATGGCAACCCCTAGCCCCGTGCTACCCCGTGGAACTCGAATTCGTGTCGGGACAACTGGCACTTGCGAACAAATTTTACGCGGACCCGCTCAACTCGATGACGGGACGCACAATTTCTTGGGCGCTTTAAAAACGAGCATGGGAACTTTGGGGGCAAAAGACATTCGCGAGATGCAACAAGTCGAAGTCGTAATAGCTCCTTCATTGCTCACAGAAGGCAAAGTCTATCAGAAGGCTCAGCAACTCGGTATGGGTAAGTAG
- a CDS encoding LOG family protein: MTSSRSLDTIDTLKSDLATLLEHLPDLQHRQLIQQAIATIIRLAHSEIDRLDWKILAASLADMERGLELFHTYRHVRKVTIFGSARTPVDSPAYKMAVDFARCVTQLGFMVMTGGGGGIMQAGNEGAGRENSFGLNIQLPFEQEANPYIVGDAKLIHFKYFFTRKLFLLRESDAVALFPGGFGTQDEAFECMTLSQTGKFGPVPMVLIDHPGGDYWEAWSEYIQEHLIQKGLVSPEDPSLYTITDNLDVACNAITQFYRVYHSSRYVRDLLVIRLDAELSDAEVEELNHNFSDILVKGKIEKSAALPQETQDETIDLPRIVLYFNQRDLGRLYQMIARINQMGQPSEETASHPERK, from the coding sequence ATGACTTCATCCCGTTCATTAGACACCATAGACACGCTTAAATCGGACTTAGCTACCCTGTTAGAGCATTTGCCAGATTTGCAACATCGGCAATTGATCCAGCAGGCGATCGCCACTATTATTCGGTTAGCACACAGCGAGATTGACCGTCTCGATTGGAAAATCTTAGCGGCTTCTCTAGCTGATATGGAGCGAGGGTTAGAATTATTTCATACCTATCGTCACGTTCGGAAGGTAACAATTTTTGGTTCGGCACGTACTCCAGTAGATAGCCCGGCGTATAAAATGGCAGTAGACTTCGCCCGTTGCGTCACTCAGTTAGGGTTTATGGTGATGACTGGTGGTGGTGGCGGAATCATGCAGGCGGGAAATGAGGGTGCGGGAAGGGAAAATTCTTTTGGGTTGAATATTCAACTACCATTCGAGCAAGAAGCAAATCCTTACATTGTTGGTGACGCGAAATTAATCCACTTCAAATATTTCTTTACCCGCAAGCTGTTTTTACTCAGGGAAAGCGATGCAGTGGCGCTATTTCCTGGCGGGTTTGGCACGCAGGACGAAGCATTTGAATGCATGACTTTGAGCCAAACTGGAAAGTTCGGTCCCGTGCCGATGGTACTCATCGACCACCCAGGGGGAGACTATTGGGAAGCTTGGAGCGAATATATTCAAGAGCATTTGATTCAAAAAGGTTTGGTTAGTCCTGAAGATCCCAGTCTTTATACGATTACAGATAACTTAGATGTTGCTTGTAACGCGATCACGCAATTTTATCGGGTTTATCACTCTAGCCGCTACGTGCGCGATTTATTGGTAATTCGCCTTGATGCAGAATTATCTGATGCTGAAGTTGAAGAGTTGAATCACAATTTCAGCGATATTTTGGTGAAAGGCAAGATTGAAAAAAGCGCGGCTTTACCTCAAGAAACTCAGGATGAAACTATAGACTTGCCCCGGATCGTGCTTTATTTTAATCAAAGAGACTTGGGGCGTTTGTATCAGATGATTGCTAGGATCAATCAGATGGGACAACCTTCAGAAGAAACTGCTTCTCATCCAGAAAGGAAGTAA
- a CDS encoding energy transducer TonB family protein, whose translation MVLQKEFQQSEQEFWRDGRRRSNTDALWFGIVISLLVHVIFFLSYDYWIRILPKPKQQSRAEPIPLEFVEVPPQPKKPPPETKRRAANDSVAGGKANRRRPLATRPNNPTTPRTSSRTTPSPAQPRRQQPSSNRRESPEPPKPQIQPPQAQPPIATAPNRSKPVPKTPNPEQKPANRPSPATERSPARTTARTQPRSSAASKLGGPLTLSSRDLAANPNRSNRAAPGIDARQDVDMGSYLQQLQRQVRQQWIPGMTQNSRSTVVFFTVTRSGQVTNLRIVRPSGSNTTDTAALSAIRRAAPFAPLPSGFAYNSLKISFTFNINVSGGLDLWVR comes from the coding sequence ATGGTGTTGCAAAAAGAATTCCAGCAATCGGAACAAGAATTCTGGCGTGACGGTAGAAGGAGAAGCAATACTGATGCTCTTTGGTTCGGTATCGTTATCTCACTTCTCGTACACGTTATTTTTTTCCTCAGCTACGATTATTGGATTCGCATCCTACCAAAACCAAAACAGCAATCTCGCGCCGAACCAATTCCACTTGAGTTTGTTGAAGTTCCTCCCCAACCAAAAAAACCGCCCCCAGAAACCAAACGTCGGGCAGCAAACGATTCCGTTGCCGGTGGTAAAGCCAATCGCAGACGACCTCTAGCAACTCGACCGAATAACCCAACTACGCCTAGAACTAGTTCCCGTACTACTCCGTCACCCGCTCAACCCCGCCGCCAGCAGCCATCTAGCAACCGCAGGGAGAGTCCAGAGCCACCAAAACCCCAAATCCAGCCTCCTCAAGCCCAACCTCCGATTGCCACTGCTCCCAATCGCTCCAAACCAGTTCCGAAGACTCCTAACCCAGAGCAAAAACCAGCAAATCGTCCTAGTCCCGCAACCGAGCGATCGCCTGCTAGAACTACAGCCAGAACTCAGCCGCGATCTTCAGCAGCGAGCAAGTTAGGTGGTCCGCTGACGCTTTCCAGCCGCGACCTAGCCGCTAATCCCAACCGTTCTAATCGTGCTGCGCCAGGCATTGATGCTCGTCAGGATGTCGATATGGGTTCTTACTTGCAGCAACTTCAGCGACAAGTCAGGCAGCAGTGGATACCAGGGATGACGCAGAATTCTCGTTCAACTGTCGTGTTTTTCACAGTCACGCGATCGGGTCAAGTCACCAACCTACGGATCGTTCGACCTTCTGGCTCCAACACTACCGACACCGCCGCTCTGAGTGCCATTAGACGCGCCGCACCCTTCGCACCTTTACCTTCTGGATTTGCTTACAATTCCCTCAAAATTAGTTTTACATTTAATATCAACGTCTCTGGTGGTTTAGATCTATGGGTAAGATGA
- a CDS encoding sterol desaturase family protein has product MTNSGGVMLDLTKLAVGGVCFVLAFILASLVEYWLHRLMHVSPRIGERHRDHHRRNEGQGVVWEFRDYVQGSCIAMFAMFFVSLEAGIGWFLGSLAYAAFSAYAHQLQHENPTKCFWMKMPVHYVHHKYGMWHHNFGLAVDWWDRVFGTYKPVEWLTEEETSQPERGYLQLRWW; this is encoded by the coding sequence ATGACCAATTCAGGAGGAGTGATGCTCGATTTAACAAAGCTAGCAGTTGGAGGAGTTTGCTTTGTCTTGGCATTTATCCTAGCGAGTCTAGTCGAATACTGGTTGCATCGTTTGATGCACGTTTCGCCTCGCATTGGTGAAAGACATCGCGATCACCACCGCCGGAATGAAGGACAAGGTGTAGTATGGGAATTTCGGGATTACGTTCAGGGTAGCTGCATTGCTATGTTTGCAATGTTCTTTGTCTCCCTCGAAGCTGGGATAGGTTGGTTTCTGGGCAGTTTAGCTTATGCTGCTTTTTCTGCTTATGCCCACCAGTTACAGCACGAAAATCCAACCAAGTGCTTTTGGATGAAAATGCCCGTGCATTACGTCCATCACAAATACGGGATGTGGCATCACAATTTTGGTTTAGCTGTAGATTGGTGGGATCGGGTGTTCGGCACTTACAAACCCGTAGAATGGCTCACGGAAGAAGAAACTAGTCAACCAGAACGCGGCTATTTACAACTACGCTGGTGGTGA
- a CDS encoding DUF1818 family protein, translating to MRIVKSGAGWRIGFDPEAKEFKGLVGAEDWAIELTQAELEDFCRLSMQLSNTMSQMERELMDEEAIACEAESNFIWMEVEGYPHAYSLRLILNTGRRVEVSWAADAVPDLIRAAQMLFVF from the coding sequence ATGCGCATAGTTAAGAGTGGCGCAGGTTGGCGGATTGGATTCGATCCAGAGGCAAAGGAATTTAAAGGTTTAGTAGGTGCTGAGGACTGGGCGATCGAACTGACGCAGGCAGAATTAGAAGATTTTTGCCGATTGTCTATGCAACTATCAAATACTATGAGCCAGATGGAGCGCGAATTGATGGATGAGGAAGCGATCGCCTGTGAAGCCGAAAGTAATTTTATCTGGATGGAAGTAGAAGGCTATCCCCACGCTTATAGCTTGCGACTGATTCTAAATACAGGTAGGCGAGTTGAGGTGAGTTGGGCGGCGGATGCAGTTCCCGATCTCATCCGAGCGGCTCAAATGCTGTTTGTTTTCTAA
- a CDS encoding Arm DNA-binding domain-containing protein: MASNRVATAQVNELNRSSQSISQSRKKALKGTVVVQVFKDRLRLCWSYGSKRYFLYIGLPDSKVNRGVAERKARQIEGDIATENFDSTLKKYKFDSQLERERKSVVCIFQQFTQERAKGLYARSLEKYETTLNYLTQYFKDKLADTISASCAEQFAK, encoded by the coding sequence ATGGCAAGCAATAGAGTCGCTACAGCTCAAGTGAATGAGCTTAACCGATCGTCTCAATCTATATCTCAATCTCGAAAAAAAGCTCTTAAAGGGACAGTTGTAGTCCAAGTGTTTAAGGACAGACTGCGGTTGTGTTGGAGTTATGGGAGTAAGCGATACTTTCTCTACATTGGGTTGCCCGATAGCAAAGTTAACAGAGGGGTTGCTGAACGAAAAGCCAGGCAAATCGAGGGTGACATAGCCACGGAAAACTTTGACTCCACGCTAAAAAAGTACAAATTTGACAGCCAGCTAGAGCGCGAGCGTAAATCTGTAGTATGTATATTCCAACAATTTACACAGGAGAGAGCCAAAGGCTTGTACGCTAGAAGCTTGGAAAAGTATGAAACTACACTAAATTACCTAACTCAATATTTTAAGGACAAACTAGCAGATACTATTAGTGCAAGCTGTGCCGAGCAGTTTGCGAAATAG
- a CDS encoding helix-turn-helix transcriptional regulator — protein sequence MTMTLSQADIWELYETTDFVETELAADFYEVKGKAPQLLGDGHFWEIDLCEGIWLGISTWTNPNVCTIACEERQHEVEITLWIPTRRQNSHYTFFGSGIAPKEVWKSPADREGIFLSIGFEPDLLKRMYSNSSGELPPELQMLITSNDWQQCWRDRPLAPVMHAIVRQIQACPYQGLTKQIYLQGKVLELLALGIEPLRLERAVVRDRPLNRNTVERVYQARDILQQNCANPPSVVDLAQQVGLEHMKLKRGFRACFGTTPFAYLRTYRLEQARLLLQEGKLSIAAIANEVGYSHLGHFARAFQDKFGITPTECRLGKQIIL from the coding sequence ATGACCATGACTCTCAGCCAAGCGGATATCTGGGAACTGTACGAAACCACTGATTTTGTTGAGACAGAACTTGCTGCCGATTTTTACGAAGTGAAGGGCAAAGCTCCCCAATTGTTGGGCGACGGACACTTCTGGGAGATCGATTTGTGTGAGGGGATCTGGCTGGGAATCAGTACTTGGACAAACCCCAACGTCTGTACTATTGCCTGTGAAGAACGGCAGCATGAAGTAGAAATTACTCTGTGGATTCCCACCCGTCGTCAGAATAGCCATTACACCTTCTTCGGCAGTGGCATTGCACCCAAGGAAGTCTGGAAATCTCCTGCCGATCGGGAAGGAATATTTCTCTCTATTGGCTTTGAGCCAGATTTGCTCAAGCGAATGTACAGCAATAGTTCCGGCGAGCTACCACCAGAACTACAAATGCTAATAACATCGAACGATTGGCAACAGTGTTGGCGCGATCGCCCGCTCGCTCCTGTCATGCACGCCATTGTGCGGCAGATCCAAGCTTGCCCTTATCAAGGACTGACAAAGCAGATATATCTGCAAGGGAAAGTGCTGGAGCTATTGGCACTTGGGATCGAACCGCTACGACTCGAACGAGCAGTAGTTCGAGATCGTCCGCTCAACCGCAACACTGTAGAGCGAGTTTATCAAGCTAGAGATATCTTACAGCAAAACTGTGCTAACCCTCCATCTGTAGTAGATTTAGCCCAGCAGGTGGGACTAGAGCATATGAAGTTGAAGCGAGGTTTTCGCGCCTGTTTCGGCACAACTCCCTTTGCTTACTTGCGTACATATCGTTTAGAACAAGCACGATTGTTGTTGCAAGAAGGCAAATTAAGCATAGCAGCGATCGCCAACGAAGTCGGTTACTCTCATCTGGGGCATTTTGCCAGAGCCTTTCAAGACAAGTTTGGGATTACGCCTACAGAGTGCCGTCTGGGAAAGCAGATTATTTTGTAG